One Deinococcus roseus DNA window includes the following coding sequences:
- the rdgB gene encoding RdgB/HAM1 family non-canonical purine NTP pyrophosphatase, producing the protein MQVIVATGNPGKVKEIGLALQPLGWDALSLKAFAVEMPEETETTYEGNALLKSRAICDATGIAALADDSGLEVEALDNVPGVYSARYGNLNNDQERYEFLLNNLGSNQNRRAKFVSVVVISYPDGKDEFYRGEVQGFITREPRGAGGFGYDPIFFVPEFGCTMAELTPEEKQSISHRGRALKALLQAHS; encoded by the coding sequence ATGCAAGTGATTGTTGCCACCGGAAACCCCGGAAAAGTCAAGGAAATTGGGCTGGCCCTGCAACCGCTGGGCTGGGATGCACTCAGTCTGAAAGCCTTTGCCGTGGAAATGCCTGAAGAAACCGAAACCACCTACGAGGGCAATGCCCTGCTGAAATCCAGGGCCATCTGTGACGCCACTGGAATTGCTGCCCTGGCAGATGATTCCGGTCTTGAAGTGGAAGCCCTGGACAACGTTCCCGGTGTGTACAGTGCCCGTTATGGCAACCTGAACAACGACCAGGAGCGCTACGAATTCCTGCTGAACAACCTGGGCAGCAACCAGAACCGCCGGGCAAAATTTGTCAGTGTGGTGGTGATCTCTTACCCGGATGGTAAGGATGAATTCTACAGAGGGGAAGTCCAAGGTTTCATCACCCGTGAACCCAGAGGGGCGGGCGGTTTCGGGTATGATCCCATCTTCTTTGTGCCGGAATTTGGTTGCACCATGGCAGAACTCACCCCGGAGGAGAAACAATCCATCTCCCACCGTGGACGTGCATTAAAAGCCCTGCTGCAAGCCCATTCCTGA
- a CDS encoding DinB family protein, giving the protein MSDLLRGSTPQLLANYFFGGEAFLNPEKILSDLTAEVACQRPAGAPYSAAEVVAHIDFWQNYILDVLSGMGSYAVEHAEEGWPEVTEDQWELLKTSTLSNLEQLKRYALEESERVLKNNETVGARLESFVIHNAYHWGQVVLLRRMVETAWPAPGEGLSW; this is encoded by the coding sequence ATGAGCGATTTGTTGCGAGGATCAACCCCTCAACTTCTGGCGAATTACTTCTTTGGTGGCGAAGCCTTTCTGAATCCTGAAAAAATCCTCTCTGATCTGACTGCAGAGGTGGCCTGCCAGCGGCCTGCAGGTGCCCCCTACAGTGCAGCTGAAGTGGTGGCCCACATTGACTTCTGGCAGAATTACATCCTGGATGTACTGAGTGGCATGGGATCCTATGCGGTGGAACATGCCGAAGAAGGCTGGCCAGAAGTGACAGAAGACCAGTGGGAGCTGCTGAAAACCAGCACCCTCAGCAACCTGGAGCAACTGAAAAGGTATGCCCTGGAAGAATCCGAACGGGTCCTGAAAAACAACGAAACCGTGGGGGCCAGACTGGAATCCTTTGTGATCCACAACGCCTACCACTGGGGACAGGTGGTTTTGCTGCGCCGCATGGTGGAAACCGCCTGGCCTGCTCCGGGCGAGGGGCTGTCATGGTGA
- a CDS encoding 4Fe-4S dicluster domain-containing protein, with protein sequence MLGGLFNSFLKLTNPTPRFTSERCLLTRYAVGGCSKCQDVCPHNAIDLSGNTVTISEVNCTGCGLCTQVCPSGALEFDIENTMHAIHKQQGSEATLACSQLSTPHPTLKCLSRVTPASLVAAGAWGKELTLLHGDCANCPVGGSEVLRHLMDVVDRADQYREATGRPLKLTLQQGQNATQENKGAIVSRRGIMGSLMGTAKQVVADLIPEQPLPFLDWSDPRERIPTDWIWRKKALKPTPAPDTEVFWVTPGVNDQCNFCPVCMNVCPTEAIKREITPEGDFRIMLDVASCTGCGACIPSCPQEAMFEQIHRPFHTLSEVVVLREQSKGPDWFDEPLEEEGSSTDTGE encoded by the coding sequence ATGCTCGGCGGGCTGTTCAACTCTTTCCTGAAACTCACCAACCCCACGCCCCGGTTCACCTCCGAACGCTGCCTGCTGACCCGTTACGCGGTGGGAGGCTGTTCCAAATGCCAGGATGTGTGCCCCCACAACGCCATTGACCTGTCTGGCAACACCGTGACCATCAGCGAGGTCAATTGCACCGGATGCGGTCTGTGCACCCAGGTGTGCCCCTCGGGTGCGCTGGAGTTCGACATTGAGAACACCATGCACGCCATCCACAAGCAGCAGGGAAGTGAAGCCACACTGGCCTGCTCCCAGCTCAGCACCCCACACCCGACTTTGAAGTGTCTGTCCCGTGTCACCCCTGCCTCCCTGGTGGCTGCAGGGGCCTGGGGAAAAGAACTGACTTTGCTGCATGGGGATTGCGCCAATTGTCCTGTGGGTGGCTCTGAAGTTTTGCGTCACCTGATGGATGTGGTGGACAGAGCCGACCAGTACCGCGAAGCCACAGGCCGTCCTCTCAAACTCACCCTGCAGCAGGGCCAGAACGCCACCCAGGAAAACAAAGGGGCCATTGTCAGCCGCCGGGGCATCATGGGGAGCCTGATGGGCACCGCCAAGCAGGTGGTTGCAGACCTGATTCCTGAACAGCCCCTGCCGTTTCTGGACTGGTCAGACCCCAGAGAGCGCATCCCCACCGACTGGATCTGGCGCAAAAAAGCCCTCAAACCCACCCCGGCTCCAGACACAGAGGTGTTCTGGGTGACCCCTGGAGTCAATGACCAGTGCAATTTCTGCCCGGTGTGCATGAACGTGTGCCCCACCGAGGCCATCAAACGCGAAATCACTCCAGAAGGCGATTTCCGCATCATGCTGGATGTGGCGTCCTGTACCGGATGCGGAGCCTGCATCCCCAGTTGCCCCCAGGAAGCCATGTTCGAGCAGATCCATCGACCTTTTCATACCCTTTCAGAGGTGGTTGTTCTGAGGGAACAGTCAAAAGGTCCCGATTGGTTTGATGAGCCTCTGGAAGAAGAAGGCAGCAGCACGGACACTGGGGAATAG
- the rph gene encoding ribonuclease PH, with protein sequence MPRSTRGTLELRPLKVSRKVNRYAEGSCLIEMGHTKVLVTATLEKKVPFHVKGTKQGWLMAEYNLLPRATHERISRERVANGGRTQEIQRLMGRAFRSCVDLNLFRDQTIIIDADVIQADGGTRVASIIGGYVALHDLTERLFNSGKITDWALTHEIGAISVGMVDGEIRVDLDYQEDVKAEADLNIIATGSGQLIEVQGGTEKDPIDKATFDEMVEIGVLSVQDIVKIIKEQI encoded by the coding sequence ATGCCTAGATCCACCCGTGGCACGCTGGAATTGCGTCCCCTCAAAGTCTCCCGCAAAGTGAACCGTTACGCAGAGGGCAGCTGCCTGATCGAGATGGGACACACCAAGGTGCTGGTGACGGCAACGCTGGAGAAGAAAGTGCCCTTTCACGTCAAAGGCACCAAACAGGGCTGGCTGATGGCCGAGTACAACCTGCTTCCCAGGGCCACCCACGAACGCATTTCCCGGGAACGGGTGGCCAACGGTGGTCGCACCCAGGAAATCCAGCGCCTGATGGGCCGGGCTTTCCGCTCATGTGTGGATTTGAACCTCTTCCGGGACCAGACCATCATCATCGATGCCGATGTGATCCAGGCCGATGGGGGCACACGGGTGGCTTCCATCATTGGGGGGTATGTGGCCTTGCACGACCTCACCGAGCGGCTGTTCAACTCCGGGAAAATCACCGACTGGGCGCTCACCCATGAAATCGGAGCCATCAGTGTGGGCATGGTGGATGGCGAAATCCGTGTGGACCTGGACTACCAGGAAGACGTGAAGGCGGAGGCTGACCTCAACATCATCGCCACGGGCAGTGGTCAACTGATCGAGGTGCAGGGCGGCACCGAAAAAGACCCCATCGACAAGGCCACCTTTGATGAAATGGTGGAAATTGGTGTTCTGAGCGTGCAGGACATTGTGAAGATCATCAAAGAGCAGATCTGA
- a CDS encoding GNAT family N-acetyltransferase: protein MLTITSADPMGPEANLLIAELGADLMARYPQEDGTGGMTMDEFYAPRHEFLLACWEGEPASCCGIRPYPYAEQTHSETHIAEIKRMYTRTHHRGKGIAVQVMQELEAFARKEGYSVIRLETGVRQPEAIGLYKKMGFAVIPPYAHYVHDPESVCMEKQL from the coding sequence ATGCTCACGATCACATCTGCAGATCCCATGGGACCAGAAGCGAACCTGCTGATTGCCGAACTGGGTGCAGACCTGATGGCCCGCTACCCCCAGGAAGATGGCACCGGGGGCATGACCATGGATGAATTCTATGCTCCCAGGCATGAATTTCTTCTGGCCTGCTGGGAAGGAGAGCCTGCAAGCTGCTGCGGCATCCGGCCCTATCCTTATGCAGAGCAAACCCACAGTGAAACCCACATCGCTGAAATCAAACGCATGTACACCCGGACCCACCACCGGGGCAAAGGCATTGCCGTTCAGGTGATGCAAGAACTTGAAGCTTTTGCCCGGAAAGAAGGCTACTCGGTGATCCGTCTGGAAACCGGAGTCAGGCAGCCAGAAGCCATCGGGCTGTACAAAAAGATGGGTTTTGCAGTGATTCCCCCCTATGCCCATTACGTGCATGACCCTGAATCGGTGTGCATGGAAAAACAGCTGTGA
- the murI gene encoding glutamate racemase has protein sequence MLYNLGVKSSAKQETAFLQPGPQAPIGVFDSGMGGLSVLKELVGLLPDEHFIYLADTANCPYGQRPNAEIQQLSLQAMHFLQQQGAKALVVPCNTASAAALQTLREDAGPGFPVVGLVPAVKPAVERTQTGTVGVLATEGTLRGKLLDDVFEQFAHPRGVEVLKATHPRLVPLVEAAQLGTPETLEVLRSTLDPLMEKGMDHLVLGCTHYLFLKEALHTLYPHLNLLDSGFAVAKQTRRVLSEKHLLTETPQGSIEVFTTGDPDAVAPLVQTLWGEHLAVKHAAYRKEEHA, from the coding sequence ATGCTGTACAATCTTGGGGTGAAGTCAAGCGCCAAACAGGAAACAGCCTTTCTGCAACCCGGTCCCCAGGCCCCCATCGGGGTGTTTGATTCGGGGATGGGAGGGCTTTCGGTCCTGAAAGAACTGGTGGGGTTGTTGCCAGATGAGCACTTCATCTATCTGGCAGACACTGCAAATTGCCCTTATGGACAGCGGCCCAATGCAGAAATCCAGCAGCTGTCTTTGCAGGCCATGCATTTTTTGCAGCAGCAGGGGGCCAAGGCGCTGGTGGTACCCTGCAACACGGCCTCTGCGGCTGCCCTGCAGACCCTGCGTGAAGATGCCGGGCCTGGGTTTCCGGTGGTGGGTCTGGTTCCAGCGGTCAAACCGGCTGTGGAACGCACCCAGACGGGAACCGTGGGTGTGCTGGCCACCGAAGGCACCTTGCGGGGAAAACTGCTGGACGATGTGTTCGAGCAATTTGCCCATCCCAGAGGGGTTGAGGTGCTCAAAGCCACCCATCCCAGGCTGGTTCCTCTGGTGGAGGCTGCACAACTGGGTACACCAGAAACCCTGGAGGTGCTGCGCAGCACCCTGGATCCCCTGATGGAGAAAGGCATGGACCATCTGGTGCTGGGATGCACCCATTACCTGTTTTTGAAAGAAGCCCTGCACACCCTGTATCCACACCTGAATTTGCTGGACTCTGGTTTTGCCGTGGCAAAGCAGACCCGCCGGGTCCTCTCAGAAAAACATTTGCTCACGGAAACACCGCAGGGCAGCATCGAGGTGTTCACCACCGGTGACCCCGATGCCGTTGCCCCCCTGGTCCAGACCCTGTGGGGCGAACACCTGGCTGTGAAACACGCAGCCTACCGAAAGGAAGAACATGCCTAG
- the wrbA gene encoding NAD(P)H:quinone oxidoreductase: MSKIKLAVIYYSSTGTNHEMAQVAADTARQTGAEVRLLKIRETAPQEAINSKPEWKAFQEKTRDIPEASLADLEWADAYLFSVPTRYGGAASQVRAFIDTTGPLWAAGRLANKTVSVMASALNPHGGQETTLQTMYISLMHWGTIIVAPGYTDQSIFKAGGNPYGTSVTATGQGLEETSKKAIQHQTRRLVEVTQQYLRGKQIPAGSAD, from the coding sequence ATGAGTAAAATCAAACTTGCTGTCATTTATTACAGTTCAACCGGAACCAACCATGAAATGGCCCAGGTTGCTGCAGACACAGCCCGTCAGACAGGTGCAGAGGTTCGGCTGCTGAAAATCAGGGAAACCGCTCCCCAGGAAGCCATCAACAGCAAACCCGAATGGAAAGCCTTTCAGGAAAAAACCCGTGACATTCCCGAAGCGTCCCTTGCCGATCTGGAGTGGGCAGATGCCTACCTTTTCAGCGTTCCCACCCGTTATGGTGGTGCAGCCAGTCAGGTGAGGGCCTTCATTGACACCACAGGGCCATTGTGGGCTGCAGGAAGACTGGCCAACAAAACGGTCAGTGTGATGGCGAGTGCCCTGAATCCCCACGGAGGCCAGGAAACCACACTGCAGACCATGTACATCAGCCTGATGCACTGGGGAACCATCATTGTGGCTCCGGGTTACACCGACCAGAGCATTTTCAAAGCCGGAGGCAATCCTTACGGCACCAGTGTCACAGCCACAGGCCAGGGTCTTGAAGAAACCAGCAAGAAGGCCATTCAGCATCAGACCCGTCGACTTGTTGAAGTGACCCAGCAGTATTTGCGAGGCAAACAAATCCCTGCAGGTTCTGCGGATTGA
- a CDS encoding antibiotic biosynthesis monooxygenase family protein, with product MITVANRIFVNPEHAEQFEERFKNRARQVDQMPGFIRNVVLKPAKAGDPYVVLTFWESQEAFKAWTESDAFKQGHARSGTLPKEAFTGPNQLEIHEVISDSME from the coding sequence ATGATCACTGTTGCCAACCGCATTTTTGTGAACCCCGAACACGCAGAACAGTTCGAGGAGCGCTTCAAAAACCGGGCCAGACAGGTGGACCAGATGCCTGGCTTCATCCGCAATGTGGTCTTAAAGCCCGCAAAAGCAGGAGACCCTTATGTGGTCCTGACCTTCTGGGAGAGCCAGGAAGCCTTTAAAGCCTGGACCGAATCGGACGCCTTCAAGCAAGGCCACGCCAGAAGTGGCACCCTGCCAAAAGAGGCTTTCACGGGTCCAAACCAGCTGGAAATCCACGAGGTCATTTCAGACTCTATGGAATGA
- a CDS encoding GrpB family protein, producing MPEIELVAHNPFWTKAYQHERKLLLEALIPVTGPLLIEHIGSTSIKNIAAKDVIDIMVGLTRPLSQEAIDQLVRLGYDFMGEAGLPGRMFFKRNPRTHHVHVVELGNDNGFWWEHLLFRDHLRTHPEAARRYEHIKLQLAARYPNDRPSYTSSKSPIVHALLEEAIAWEEQFGPLHKAQQAMQGAPVHWAVAGGWALDVQAHKVQRHHEDIDLMVYRDEQLPLQRFLLERGWTLERIQQGRFFPWLPGERLELPDHQIHATHPDYPSIDFLLSEGSHQHWICRRNARVTHPCAVQQGIYGIPHLVPEVVLLYKSGGRGGLRGKDLEDAERTFPGLDADQKHWLAMHLPASHPWHHTYLEGP from the coding sequence ATGCCTGAGATTGAACTGGTGGCGCACAACCCGTTCTGGACGAAAGCTTACCAGCATGAACGCAAACTCCTGCTGGAAGCCCTCATTCCAGTGACGGGACCGCTGCTGATTGAGCACATCGGATCCACGTCCATCAAGAACATCGCTGCCAAAGACGTGATTGACATCATGGTGGGGCTCACCCGTCCCCTGTCTCAGGAAGCCATCGACCAGCTGGTGCGTCTGGGTTACGACTTCATGGGGGAAGCAGGACTGCCAGGACGCATGTTTTTCAAGCGCAATCCCAGAACCCACCATGTGCATGTGGTGGAACTGGGAAACGACAACGGATTCTGGTGGGAACACCTGCTGTTCAGGGATCACCTGCGCACCCATCCTGAAGCCGCCCGCCGTTACGAACACATCAAATTGCAACTGGCGGCCCGTTACCCCAATGACCGACCTTCTTACACCAGCTCCAAAAGCCCCATTGTTCATGCGTTGCTGGAAGAGGCCATCGCCTGGGAAGAACAGTTCGGGCCTCTGCACAAAGCCCAGCAGGCCATGCAGGGTGCACCCGTGCACTGGGCTGTGGCCGGAGGATGGGCGCTGGATGTGCAGGCCCACAAAGTCCAGCGGCACCACGAAGACATTGATTTGATGGTTTACCGGGATGAACAGCTGCCATTGCAGCGCTTCTTGCTGGAAAGGGGCTGGACCCTGGAGCGCATCCAGCAGGGAAGGTTCTTTCCCTGGTTGCCTGGAGAGCGGCTGGAACTCCCCGACCACCAGATTCACGCCACCCACCCGGATTACCCCTCCATTGACTTTTTGCTGAGCGAAGGCAGCCATCAGCACTGGATCTGTCGCCGCAATGCCAGGGTGACCCATCCCTGTGCTGTGCAGCAAGGGATTTATGGCATTCCCCATCTGGTTCCTGAGGTGGTGTTACTGTATAAGAGCGGGGGAAGGGGAGGACTGAGGGGCAAAGACCTGGAAGATGCCGAACGCACCTTTCCCGGGCTGGATGCAGACCAGAAACACTGGCTCGCAATGCACCTTCCTGCCAGCCATCCCTGGCACCACACTTATCTGGAGGGACCATGA
- a CDS encoding YkgJ family cysteine cluster protein: protein MSRFDAPPEHLPRSSWLKDCTACGACCAAPDISTLQKPLGVRCGNLQDNCLCAIYQDRPAVCRNYQPDWVCGEVAPLLTLDERVKRFLQIYGLSP from the coding sequence ATGAGCCGTTTTGATGCCCCCCCCGAACACCTTCCCCGATCTTCCTGGCTGAAAGACTGCACGGCCTGCGGGGCCTGCTGCGCTGCCCCGGACATCAGCACCCTGCAAAAACCCCTGGGGGTCCGGTGCGGCAACCTGCAAGACAACTGCCTGTGTGCGATCTATCAGGATCGACCAGCGGTATGCAGAAACTACCAGCCAGACTGGGTGTGTGGGGAGGTGGCTCCGCTGCTCACCCTGGACGAACGGGTGAAGCGGTTTCTGCAGATTTATGGGCTGTCTCCCTGA
- a CDS encoding GNAT family N-acetyltransferase yields the protein MVNVTVRSSDPLSITAEDLLHQLGPEQNASYSFTENLGTGSLYAFLKAGADFFLAFVEGHPVGCVGYRKFPFEETDVVAQLRLLLVNPEYRWRQVATALLREAERSAARRGYVLMRVEMDQNHSEAQFFFEEHGYNRVPKYGPFVEDPMVMCMERLIA from the coding sequence ATGGTGAACGTGACCGTCCGGTCCTCTGATCCCCTCTCCATCACTGCAGAGGATTTGCTGCACCAGCTTGGACCCGAACAGAACGCCTCTTACAGCTTCACTGAAAACCTGGGAACCGGCAGTCTGTATGCTTTTCTGAAGGCCGGAGCCGATTTCTTTCTGGCTTTTGTGGAAGGCCATCCGGTGGGATGCGTGGGATACCGCAAGTTTCCGTTTGAAGAAACCGATGTGGTGGCCCAGCTCAGGTTGCTGCTGGTCAACCCTGAATACCGCTGGAGACAGGTGGCAACGGCCTTGTTGCGGGAAGCTGAACGCAGTGCAGCCAGAAGGGGTTATGTGCTGATGCGGGTGGAAATGGACCAGAACCACTCCGAAGCCCAGTTTTTCTTCGAGGAGCATGGCTACAATCGGGTGCCCAAATACGGGCCTTTTGTGGAAGACCCCATGGTCATGTGCATGGAAAGGCTGATTGCCTGA
- a CDS encoding DUF4384 domain-containing protein has product MKTHILAASVLLFSVALAKPQISTQRIIVNPVPTDLYVNVWLDKGGNTPSYSPGENIHIFTRVNQDAYVYLFNIDSDGQIDMILPNGYDSGDNFVQANTTKVFPGRNDPFEYEIAAPYGINKVLALASLEPLNLRTLTRFQNEQNTFATITIRGEMPFARKLSIIIQPLPQQDWVSDTARYNVQY; this is encoded by the coding sequence ATGAAAACCCACATTCTGGCGGCCTCCGTGCTGCTGTTTTCTGTTGCCCTTGCCAAACCCCAGATCAGCACCCAGCGCATCATTGTGAACCCTGTTCCCACCGACCTTTACGTCAATGTGTGGCTGGACAAAGGCGGCAACACCCCCTCTTACTCGCCCGGAGAGAACATCCACATTTTCACCCGGGTCAACCAGGATGCCTACGTGTACCTGTTCAACATTGACTCTGATGGGCAAATCGACATGATCCTGCCCAACGGCTATGACAGTGGGGACAACTTTGTGCAGGCCAACACCACCAAGGTCTTTCCTGGCCGCAACGATCCCTTTGAGTATGAAATTGCTGCCCCTTACGGCATCAACAAAGTGCTGGCCCTGGCCAGCCTGGAACCGCTGAACCTGCGCACCCTCACCCGCTTCCAGAACGAGCAGAACACTTTTGCCACCATCACCATCCGTGGAGAGATGCCTTTCGCACGCAAACTTTCCATCATCATTCAGCCTCTTCCCCAGCAGGACTGGGTTTCGGACACGGCCAGATATAACGTCCAGTACTGA
- a CDS encoding PAS domain-containing sensor histidine kinase: MAEQSFLKSQYLQLVHHLVKTFKLQRALPEHAEQLSLPSLLQQLVADDIRAFVLLDASGRIEVSNAVFQTQQPEGNTLWSRANLQGFNWSCHVLPELPLLTLQVGEPLSSSTSDAQVRQYLSAMTDVIMVLDQEGRHLEIAPTRPTLFYRPSQDMLGRTMHDLFPTVFADRFVSRLREALHKDQETELEYPLTIQDHEVWFGARFTPLSRDRVLLISRDITERKKAELALRESEKRFQFAADHAPVLIWMSGLDGGASFFNQRWLEFTGRDPFQETGEGWMENIHPHDLPDCLRNFHANFQLRRPFEMEFRLRRFDGQYRWVVNRGTPRYTPEGEFRGFIGACIDIDDRKHAEAALQLSEQRLRTLSEAQKRFVADAAHELRTPLTSIQGNLDILLRFHDIEAEEKDEILQDVQREAVRLGRLVNDMLILARGDSGIPLKESVLDFQPVALSAWRELQRLYPRHQFEVQETRQALQVSGDPDRLKQLTLILLENAAKYTPEQGRISMVLEQQKNHVVLRVSDTGVGIAPEDLEKVFERFYRVDQSRHRGEDPGGTGLGLPIAQWIVREHRGKIWLESQPGKGTTAVVELPLWKEPG; the protein is encoded by the coding sequence GTGGCCGAACAGTCGTTCTTGAAATCACAGTACCTGCAACTGGTTCACCATCTGGTCAAAACCTTCAAGCTGCAAAGGGCCCTTCCTGAGCATGCAGAGCAGCTTTCCCTCCCCAGTTTGCTGCAGCAGCTTGTTGCAGATGACATTCGGGCTTTTGTGTTGCTGGATGCCAGTGGACGCATTGAAGTCAGCAATGCTGTCTTTCAGACCCAGCAGCCAGAAGGCAACACCCTGTGGAGCAGAGCGAACCTGCAGGGTTTCAACTGGAGTTGTCATGTGTTGCCAGAATTGCCCCTTTTGACCTTGCAGGTGGGAGAACCCCTGTCCAGCAGCACCAGCGATGCCCAGGTCAGACAGTACCTCTCTGCCATGACCGATGTGATCATGGTGCTGGATCAGGAAGGGAGGCACCTGGAAATTGCCCCCACCCGTCCCACCCTGTTTTACCGCCCCTCTCAGGACATGCTGGGGCGCACCATGCATGATCTGTTTCCCACGGTCTTTGCAGACCGTTTTGTGTCCAGATTGCGCGAAGCCCTGCACAAAGACCAGGAAACCGAACTGGAATACCCCCTGACCATCCAGGACCATGAGGTGTGGTTTGGTGCCCGTTTCACTCCCCTGTCCCGAGACCGGGTGCTGTTGATCTCCCGGGACATCACCGAACGCAAAAAAGCAGAACTGGCCCTCAGGGAAAGCGAGAAACGTTTTCAATTTGCAGCAGATCACGCTCCCGTCTTGATCTGGATGAGCGGTCTGGATGGTGGAGCCAGTTTCTTCAATCAGCGCTGGCTGGAGTTTACAGGGCGGGATCCTTTTCAGGAAACCGGAGAAGGCTGGATGGAAAACATTCATCCCCACGACCTGCCCGATTGCCTGCGCAATTTTCATGCCAACTTTCAATTGCGCAGGCCTTTCGAGATGGAATTCCGCCTCAGGCGTTTTGACGGACAGTACCGCTGGGTGGTGAATCGGGGCACCCCCCGTTACACCCCTGAAGGTGAATTTCGGGGGTTCATTGGGGCCTGCATTGACATCGATGACCGCAAGCATGCCGAGGCTGCACTGCAACTCAGCGAACAGCGTCTGCGCACCCTTTCTGAAGCCCAGAAGCGTTTTGTGGCGGATGCTGCCCATGAACTCAGAACCCCCCTGACCAGCATTCAGGGCAACCTGGACATCTTGCTGCGTTTCCATGACATCGAAGCAGAAGAAAAAGACGAAATCCTGCAGGATGTGCAGCGGGAAGCCGTGCGTCTGGGCCGTCTGGTCAATGACATGCTGATTCTGGCCCGCGGGGACAGTGGCATTCCTTTAAAAGAAAGTGTGCTGGATTTTCAACCTGTGGCACTGTCTGCCTGGCGGGAGTTGCAGCGCCTGTACCCCAGACACCAGTTTGAGGTTCAGGAAACCAGGCAGGCATTGCAGGTCTCTGGTGACCCGGACCGCCTGAAGCAACTCACCCTGATCCTGCTGGAAAATGCAGCCAAATACACCCCCGAACAGGGCCGCATCTCCATGGTGCTGGAACAGCAAAAAAACCATGTGGTGCTGCGTGTTTCAGACACCGGGGTGGGCATTGCCCCGGAAGACCTGGAAAAAGTCTTTGAACGTTTTTACCGGGTGGATCAGAGCCGTCATCGCGGAGAAGATCCTGGAGGAACAGGCCTGGGCCTCCCCATTGCCCAGTGGATTGTGCGGGAACACCGGGGCAAAATCTGGCTGGAAAGCCAGCCTGGGAAAGGAACCACTGCAGTGGTGGAATTGCCGCTCTGGAAAGAACCAGGGTGA